Proteins encoded together in one Yersinia mollaretii ATCC 43969 window:
- the hflC gene encoding protease modulator HflC, translated as MRKSILLIVVVVLVALYASLFVVQEGQRGIVLRFGKVLRDSDNKPLVYAPGLHFKIPFIETVKTLDARIQTMDNQADRFVTNEKKDLIVDSYLKWRISDFSRYYLATGGGDVSQAEVLLKRKFSDRLRSEIGRLNVRDIVTDSRGRLTSDVRDALNTGSVGDEAVTTEADDAIASAAARVEQETRGKQPAVNPNSMAALGIEVVDVRIKQINLPAEVSDAIFQRMRAEREAVARRHRSQGQEEAEKLRATADYEVTRTLAEAERQARITRGGGDAEAARLFADAFSKDPDFYAFIRSLRAYENSFNSGNDVMVLSPDSDFFRYMRSPDNSSKRP; from the coding sequence ATGCGTAAGTCTATTTTACTTATCGTCGTTGTGGTGTTAGTCGCACTCTACGCTTCGCTGTTTGTGGTACAAGAAGGTCAGCGCGGGATCGTGCTGCGCTTTGGTAAGGTATTGCGTGATAGTGATAACAAGCCTCTGGTGTACGCACCGGGCCTGCACTTCAAGATACCATTTATCGAAACAGTGAAGACGTTGGACGCCCGTATTCAGACCATGGATAACCAGGCTGACCGTTTCGTGACTAACGAGAAGAAAGACCTGATTGTTGACTCCTACCTGAAATGGCGTATCAGTGATTTCAGCCGTTACTATCTGGCCACCGGCGGTGGTGATGTATCTCAGGCTGAAGTGCTGTTGAAACGTAAATTCAGTGACCGTTTGCGTTCTGAAATTGGTCGCCTGAATGTTCGCGACATTGTCACCGACTCTCGTGGTCGCCTGACTTCAGATGTGCGTGATGCACTGAATACCGGTAGTGTTGGTGATGAAGCTGTCACGACTGAAGCGGATGATGCGATTGCTTCAGCAGCGGCCCGTGTTGAACAGGAAACTCGTGGCAAACAGCCAGCGGTTAACCCGAACAGCATGGCGGCACTGGGTATCGAAGTGGTTGACGTACGAATCAAGCAAATCAACTTACCAGCTGAAGTTTCTGATGCAATCTTCCAGCGTATGCGTGCTGAACGTGAAGCGGTAGCCCGTCGTCACCGTTCACAGGGTCAGGAAGAAGCAGAGAAGTTGCGTGCAACGGCTGACTATGAAGTGACACGTACACTGGCAGAAGCAGAACGTCAGGCGCGTATTACTCGCGGCGGCGGTGATGCAGAAGCGGCTCGTCTGTTTGCTGATGCATTCAGCAAAGACCCAGACTTCTATGCCTTCATTCGTAGCTTGCGTGCGTATGAAAATAGCTTCAACAGCGGCAATGATGTGATGGTGCTTAGCCCGGACAGTGATTTCTTCCGCTACATGAGATCACCGGATAACTCCAGCAAACGTCCATAA